One region of Streptococcus parasanguinis genomic DNA includes:
- a CDS encoding M24 family metallopeptidase yields MNQRISNLRNKMKAQNLKAVLINNLKNVYYLTNFWGSNGTALVTEERVVLFTDSRYTIHAHATCFPFVEIVETRDELTAAAEIVKDLGIKELGFEDEVTVAYHARMASVFSGISLQSLANFVMELRLIKDETEIAAIKKACSISDQAFHDILDYIKVGKTTELEAATFLDFRMRELGASGVSFDIISAAGERSAMPHATPSDRVISAGDALTLDFGCLYNHYVSDMTRTIYAGHVSDKEREIYETVLKANQALIDAAKDGLGFRDFDKIPRDVIEAAGYGQYFTHGIGHGIGLDIHEEPYFSQTSKEAIQAGMVLTDEPGIYIEGLSGVRIEDDLLITETGCEVLTLAPKELIVL; encoded by the coding sequence ATGAATCAACGGATCAGCAACTTAAGAAACAAAATGAAAGCCCAAAACCTCAAAGCGGTATTGATTAACAATTTGAAAAATGTTTATTATTTAACCAATTTCTGGGGTTCAAACGGGACCGCTTTGGTGACAGAAGAACGCGTGGTACTCTTTACAGATTCGCGCTACACCATCCATGCCCATGCGACTTGTTTCCCCTTTGTAGAGATTGTGGAAACCCGCGATGAGTTGACTGCAGCTGCAGAGATCGTTAAGGACCTTGGAATCAAAGAACTTGGTTTTGAGGATGAAGTGACGGTGGCCTACCATGCCCGCATGGCTTCTGTTTTCAGTGGTATTAGCCTTCAATCCCTAGCGAACTTTGTCATGGAATTGCGCTTGATTAAAGATGAGACCGAGATTGCGGCGATTAAAAAAGCTTGTAGCATCTCTGACCAAGCCTTCCATGATATTTTAGACTATATCAAGGTAGGGAAAACGACAGAGTTGGAAGCAGCGACTTTCCTAGATTTTAGAATGCGGGAGTTAGGAGCTTCTGGTGTATCTTTTGATATTATCTCAGCAGCTGGTGAACGCTCTGCCATGCCTCATGCGACTCCAAGTGATCGGGTCATTTCAGCAGGAGATGCCTTGACCCTTGATTTTGGTTGCTTGTATAATCACTATGTTAGCGATATGACACGGACAATCTATGCAGGACATGTCAGCGACAAGGAAAGAGAGATTTACGAAACCGTTTTGAAAGCCAATCAAGCCTTGATTGATGCTGCTAAAGATGGACTTGGCTTCCGTGATTTTGATAAAATCCCACGTGATGTGATCGAGGCAGCCGGCTATGGTCAATACTTTACTCATGGAATCGGTCATGGAATTGGGCTAGATATCCACGAAGAACCATACTTCAGCCAAACGTCTAAAGAAGCGATTCAAGCAGGTATGGTCTTAACAGATGAGCCAGGTATTTATATCGAAGGTCTCTCTGGCGTGCGGATCGAAGATGACCTCTTGATTACAGAAACTGGCTGTGAAGTCTTGACTCTTGCTCCTAAAGAATTGATTGTCCTATAA